In Quercus lobata isolate SW786 chromosome 12, ValleyOak3.0 Primary Assembly, whole genome shotgun sequence, a genomic segment contains:
- the LOC115969890 gene encoding pectinesterase inhibitor 3-like — translation MKPIATFFFVFTLCLLIVLPQEIAANQEGVVTEQIQQACEHTAHKPLCLSTLSSDPNSQQATNLTILAQVALSIASQNASDITDLVKTLVNDQSLEPRVQQALADCLDHYLDAAEQLDDSLAALSVGAHEDLKTWVHVAIDDAGLCDAGFKGLKENVMLHKNKVFHHLCQNALAIAEVSVSAAGK, via the coding sequence atgaagcCCATTGCAacctttttctttgtctttacACTATGCCTCTTAATTGTGCTGCCACAAGAGATTGCTGCAAATCAAGAGGGTGTGGTCACCGAGCAAATTCAGCAAGCTTGTGAACACACAGCTCACAAGCCTCTGTGTCTCTCAACCCTATCGTCTGACCCAAATAGCCAACAAGCCACCAACCTAACAATCCTGGCTCAGGTTGCACTCTCTATCGCATCCCAAAATGCCTCAGACATCACTGACTTGGTTAAGACGTTGGTAAATGACCAGAGTTTAGAGCCTCGTGTTCAGCAAGCCCTAGCTGACTGCTTGGACCATTATCTTGACGCAGCTGAACAGCTTGATGACTCGCTTGCTGCTTTGAGTGTGGGTGCCCATGAAGATCTCAAAACTTGGGTGCATGTAGCCATTGATGATGCTGGTTTATGTGACGCAGGGTTCAAGGGACTCAAGGAAAACGTGATGCTTCATAAGAACAAAGTCTTTCACCACTTATGCCAGAATGCCTTAGCCATCGCCGAGGTCTCGGTCTCAGCAGCTGGAAAGTGA
- the LOC115970484 gene encoding probable pectinesterase/pectinesterase inhibitor 20: MASKLFTFFTFSYFVILALFTSPSYEDTIYNSNPTRLVSPETICESTPHPHYCKTLLPNQTANVYDHCRYSVRKSLSQSHKFLRMIDNHLLKRKSTLTKLAIQALKDCRHLAGLNKNFLLSTLQTVNTSKTLSRRKTEHIHTLLSAILTNEQTCLDGLEDAASAWSINKGHTHPVLNYNTKLYSVSLALFTKGWVPKKRRNTTWKPTKKQLGFRNGHLPLKMSSKTRAIYESVSRRKLIKLQGVDNVVVSNIVTVSQDGSGNFTTINDAISAAPDNSAPTDGYFLIYVTAGVYEEHVSIAEKKRYVMMIGDGIDKTIITGSRSYVDKSTTFGSATFAVVADGFVAVNITFRNTAGAIKHQAVAVRNGADMSTFYRCSFEAYQDTLYTHSQRQFYRECDIYGTVDFIFGNAAAIFQNCNIYPRLPMSGQYNVITAQGRTQPNQKSGISIQNCAIRAADDLASSNSNVQTYLGRPWKTYSRTIYMETFMDSLINPAGWIAWSGDFALSTLYYAEYDNTGPGSITTNRVTWPTFHVIDNAEDAAKFTAANFLLADDWLPQTGVPYNGGLIREVS, from the exons ATGGCTTCAAAGCTCTTCACTTTCTTTACATTTTCATATTTCGTTATCCTTGCCTTGTTTACCTCTCCATCTTATGAGGATACTATTTATAATAGCAATCCAACCCGTCTAGTCTCACCAGAAACCATTTGCGAGTCCACACCACATCCTCACTATTGCAAAACACTGCTCCCTAACCAAACTGCCAATGTCTATGACCATTGCAGGTATTCTGTCCGAAAATCTTTGTCTCAATCCCACAAGTTTTTGAGAATGATAGACAACCATCTTCTAAAGCGCAAATCCACCTTAACAAAATTAGCAATTCAAGCACTCAAAGATTGCAGGCATCTGGCTGGACTCAACAAGAATTTCCTCTTAAGCACTTTACAAACTGTTAACACTAGTAAAACTCTTTCTAGAAGAAAAACTGAACACATCCACACCTTGCTTAGTGCCATTTTAACAAATGAGCAAACTTGTTTGGATGGCCTAGAAGACGCAGCTTCTGCTTGGAGCATAAATAAAGGCCACACTCATCCTGTTTTAAATTACAATACTAAACTATATAGTGTCTCTTTGGCTCTTTTTACCAAGGGTTGGGTGCCTAAGAAAAGGCGAAACACAACATGGAAACCTACAAAGAAACAACTTGGTTTTCGAAATGGACACTTACCGCTAAAAATGTCAAGCAAGACGCGCGCAATTTACGAGTCAGTTAGTCGGAGAAAGCTAATTAAGTTACAGGGTGTTGATAATGTTGTGGTGTCTAACATCGTGACTGTGAGTCAAGATGGAAGTGGAAACTTCACCACCATCAATGACGCTATTTCTGCAGCTCCAGACAATTCTGCCCCGACTGATGGGTACTTTTTGATCTATGTTACGGCTGGTGTGTACGAAGAGCATGTGTCCATTGCCGAGAAGAAGAGGTACGTGATGATGATAGGGGATGGTATCGATAAGACAATTATCACAGGAAGCCGCAGCTACGTGGACAAGTCGACAACCTTCGGCTCTGCAACATTTG CTGTGGTCGCAGACGGGTTTGTTGCAGTGAACATAACTTTCCGTAATACTGCCGGGGCAATTAAGCACCAAGCAGTGGCAGTTCGAAATGGGGCTGATATGTCTACATTTTATCGTTGCAGCTTTGAAGCCTACCAAGACACCTTATATACACATTCTCAGAGGCAATTCTATAGAGAGTGTGACATATATGGCACCGTAGATTTCATATTTGGCAATGCTGCGGCTATTTTCCAAAATTGTAACATATACCCACGATTGCCAATGAGTGGACAATACAATGTCATCACAGCACAAGGTCGTACTCAACCAAATCAAAAGTCAGGTATCTCGATTCAAAATTGTGCTATTAGAGCTGCCGATGATTTGGCTTCGAGCAATAGTAATGTTCAGACATACTTAGGAAGGCCATGGAAGACTTACTCTAGGACAATTTACATGGAAACTTTCATGGATAGTTTGATAAACCCTGCTGGTTGGATTGCTTGGAGTGGAGATTTTGCACTAAGCACATTGTATTATGCCGAGTATGATAACACGGGACCTGGATCAATCACTACAAACAGAGTGACTTGGCCTACTTTCCATGTGATTGATAATGCTGAGGATGCTGCTAAGTTCACTGCGGCTAACTTCTTGCTGGCTGATGATTGGTTGCCTCAGACAGGAGTACCTTACAATGGTGGCCTAATTCGAGAAGTTTCTTAG